A single Arcobacter sp. FWKO B DNA region contains:
- a CDS encoding NAD(P)/FAD-dependent oxidoreductase, with product MSEILLKDLGISRREAFKRVATLGALSFGTHSSANATNTIKSTNAKIVIIGGGAGGISVAARLCRAIKQPNVTIIEPNDKHIYQAGQTLVGGGIIKASKLIVDEARLIPKDAKWIKSSAKKIDPDQNKIYLSNDEIVEYDYLVLAPGLQYDWEKIEGLSAHNLGKDGICSIFTLQGSSQTWEMIQSFSKTGGNGYFTHPSTPIKCGGAPKKILYLTDAHMRRKRTRNNAQLTFSPHSMNMFSLKEFDEAIYKQFDSRNIKYQMGHDLVKINPSKKEATYEFITQRQGEWDEDLEEYEIIKEAQHITKPYDFIHITPSMSAPDFLKDSKLIWDRGALADLKFINVDQYTLQNPNYTNVFGIGDAIGTPFGKTGGSVRKQAPVVVENLLSVIEGKEPTAKYNGYTVCPFITSYGTVMLAEFDYSGKPTPIIPLDPTQERWIWWMLKVYMLEPIYFYGMMKGVL from the coding sequence ATGTCAGAAATACTATTAAAAGATCTTGGTATATCAAGAAGAGAGGCTTTCAAAAGAGTTGCTACATTAGGTGCTTTGAGTTTTGGTACACATTCAAGTGCAAATGCAACAAATACAATAAAGTCAACAAATGCGAAAATAGTAATAATAGGTGGTGGTGCAGGTGGCATTAGTGTAGCTGCTAGATTATGTAGAGCTATAAAACAACCTAATGTAACTATAATTGAACCAAATGATAAACATATATATCAAGCTGGACAAACTCTAGTAGGTGGTGGTATTATAAAAGCTTCAAAACTAATAGTCGATGAAGCAAGGCTAATTCCAAAAGATGCAAAATGGATAAAGTCATCTGCAAAAAAAATAGATCCAGATCAAAACAAAATATACCTAAGTAATGATGAAATAGTTGAATATGATTATCTTGTTTTAGCTCCTGGGCTTCAGTATGACTGGGAAAAGATAGAAGGTTTAAGTGCCCATAATTTAGGAAAAGATGGTATTTGTTCTATATTTACACTACAAGGATCTTCACAAACTTGGGAAATGATTCAATCGTTCTCAAAAACAGGTGGGAATGGTTATTTTACACACCCATCAACTCCTATTAAATGTGGCGGAGCACCAAAAAAAATATTGTATCTTACAGATGCACATATGAGAAGAAAAAGAACACGAAATAATGCTCAATTAACCTTTAGTCCACATAGTATGAATATGTTTTCTCTTAAAGAATTTGATGAGGCTATTTATAAACAATTTGATAGTAGAAATATCAAATACCAAATGGGGCACGATTTAGTCAAAATCAATCCTAGCAAAAAAGAAGCAACCTATGAGTTTATAACACAAAGACAAGGTGAGTGGGATGAGGATTTAGAAGAATATGAAATAATAAAAGAGGCACAGCATATTACTAAGCCTTATGATTTCATACATATTACACCCTCTATGAGTGCACCAGATTTTTTGAAAGACTCAAAGCTTATATGGGATAGAGGGGCTCTTGCTGATTTGAAATTTATCAATGTAGACCAATATACTCTCCAAAATCCAAACTATACAAATGTGTTTGGTATTGGGGATGCAATAGGGACTCCTTTTGGAAAAACTGGGGGAAGTGTAAGAAAACAAGCACCAGTTGTAGTAGAGAATTTACTTTCTGTAATAGAGGGTAAAGAACCAACAGCTAAATACAACGGATATACTGTTTGTCCTTTTATCACAAGCTATGGAACGGTAATGTTAGCTGAGTTTGACTATAGTGGTAAACCAACACCGATAATTCCACTTGATCCAACTCAAGAAAGATGGATATGGTGGATGCTTAAAGTATATATGCTTGAGCCAATATATTTTTACGGTATGATGAAAGGTGTATTATAA
- a CDS encoding RrF2 family transcriptional regulator: MAGISTKGVYGVIATYYIYSHQCSSAVKSVEIAAKMELPQNYLEQILLILKNANILKSIRGAKGGYVLAREAKDITVLEIIEALDGSICDFDTGNNRDCKLLSFWDEARKGIKEQFNIPISKLDEYTNNYNNFTYMI; encoded by the coding sequence ATGGCTGGAATATCCACAAAAGGTGTATATGGAGTAATTGCAACTTATTATATTTACTCACATCAATGTAGTAGTGCTGTAAAAAGTGTTGAAATTGCTGCTAAGATGGAATTACCTCAAAACTATCTCGAACAAATACTACTTATTCTAAAAAATGCAAATATCCTCAAAAGTATAAGGGGAGCAAAAGGTGGGTATGTATTGGCTCGTGAGGCAAAAGATATTACTGTTCTTGAAATCATAGAAGCTCTTGATGGCTCTATTTGTGACTTTGATACTGGCAATAACCGTGATTGTAAACTACTTTCTTTCTGGGATGAAGCTAGAAAAGGGATAAAAGAACAGTTTAATATCCCTATTTCTAAACTAGATGAATATACAAACAACTACAATAATTTTACCTATATGATATAA
- the cysK gene encoding cysteine synthase A — MKYAKNVIELIGNTPLVKINLASSDGLVLGKCEFMNPTHSVKDRIGYNMIKVALENGTINKDTTIIEPTSGNTGIGLASVCASMGIKLILTMPSSMSMERRQLLSALGATLELTPAELGMNGAVNKAIELVENTPNSYMLSQFENDANADIHRLTTAQEILADTDGKVDIFVAAVGTGGTLTGVGQILKQHNPNIQIIAVEPSSSPVLSGGKPAPHKIQGIGAGFIPKVLDTSIYDEVIQVSNEDAIETSRKLANTEGLLVGISAGANVYASNLVASRQQNKGKIIVTILCDTGERYLSSNLYE; from the coding sequence ATGAAATACGCAAAAAATGTAATAGAACTTATAGGAAATACACCATTAGTAAAGATAAACCTAGCTAGTAGTGATGGACTAGTTCTTGGTAAGTGTGAATTTATGAATCCTACCCATTCTGTAAAAGATAGAATAGGGTACAATATGATAAAAGTAGCATTAGAAAATGGTACAATAAATAAAGATACTACCATAATAGAGCCAACAAGTGGAAATACTGGTATAGGACTAGCAAGTGTATGTGCTAGTATGGGAATAAAATTAATACTTACTATGCCATCATCTATGAGTATGGAACGAAGACAGCTTCTTAGTGCATTGGGTGCAACACTAGAGCTAACTCCTGCAGAGCTTGGGATGAACGGAGCAGTCAATAAAGCTATAGAGCTAGTAGAAAATACACCAAATTCATATATGTTATCTCAGTTTGAAAATGATGCAAATGCTGATATTCATAGGCTTACAACTGCACAGGAAATACTTGCAGATACAGATGGAAAAGTTGATATATTTGTAGCTGCTGTTGGAACTGGTGGAACACTTACAGGAGTAGGGCAAATACTAAAACAACATAATCCAAATATACAAATCATTGCAGTTGAGCCATCAAGCTCACCAGTACTTAGTGGTGGCAAACCAGCCCCACACAAAATCCAAGGAATTGGAGCTGGATTTATACCAAAAGTTTTGGATACTTCTATATACGATGAGGTGATACAAGTGTCAAATGAAGATGCAATCGAGACATCAAGAAAACTAGCAAATACCGAAGGACTTTTGGTTGGGATTTCAGCAGGGGCAAATGTTTATGCAAGTAATTTAGTGGCATCAAGACAGCAAAATAAAGGTAAAATAATAGTCACAATTCTTTGTGATACAGGTGAGAGATATTTAAGCTCTAACCTATATGAATAA
- a CDS encoding O-acetylhomoserine aminocarboxypropyltransferase/cysteine synthase family protein gives MEKETIALHGGYDKKSGFGSMSVPIEQTTAYAFRDAEHAANLFSLKELGPIYTRLTNPTTDVLEKRFAEIEGGASAIAVASGQSAIFYAIANLAEAGDNIIISNKLYGGAVTLLAHTIKRFGIKAKIFDCENVDNLESQIDDKTKAIFFESLSNPQIVVSDVDKIVSIAKKHGVVTVCDNTVATAALFNPISWGVDIVVHSLSKYTDGQGRAIGGIVVERDGLNEFFSSSPRYTHFSMPDESYHGLVYTSLPLPCFCLRIRLALLRDIGACISPFNAWLLINGLETLDLRVEKHSQNALEVAKFLEAHPKVKSVNYPALKSSSQNNRVEKYFKNGSASGLLSFDVGTYEEAKHIIDSVKLFSVVVNIGDSKSLITHPASTTHSQIPSDELVKSGINPATIRLSIGLENPKDLIADLTQAFN, from the coding sequence ATGGAAAAAGAAACAATAGCATTACATGGTGGATATGATAAAAAATCAGGATTTGGTAGTATGAGTGTTCCAATAGAGCAGACTACTGCTTATGCTTTTAGAGATGCTGAGCATGCTGCAAATTTATTTAGTCTTAAAGAACTAGGACCAATTTATACAAGACTTACAAATCCAACTACTGATGTACTAGAGAAAAGATTTGCAGAGATTGAAGGTGGGGCTAGTGCTATAGCTGTAGCTTCTGGACAATCAGCGATATTTTATGCCATAGCAAACCTAGCTGAAGCTGGGGATAATATAATAATATCAAACAAACTCTATGGTGGAGCTGTTACACTTTTGGCACATACTATCAAAAGATTTGGAATTAAAGCAAAAATATTTGATTGTGAAAATGTTGATAACTTAGAGTCACAAATAGATGACAAAACAAAGGCAATATTTTTTGAATCACTATCAAATCCACAAATAGTAGTAAGTGATGTGGATAAAATAGTATCAATTGCCAAAAAACATGGAGTTGTAACAGTATGTGATAATACAGTAGCAACTGCTGCACTATTTAATCCAATTTCTTGGGGTGTTGATATAGTTGTACACTCACTATCAAAATACACTGATGGGCAAGGTAGAGCAATAGGTGGTATTGTAGTTGAAAGAGATGGATTAAATGAGTTTTTTAGTTCATCTCCAAGATATACACATTTTAGTATGCCTGATGAGAGTTATCACGGACTTGTTTATACATCATTACCATTGCCTTGTTTTTGTCTAAGAATTAGACTTGCACTTCTTAGAGATATTGGAGCTTGTATATCTCCATTTAATGCATGGCTTTTAATAAATGGTTTAGAAACACTTGATTTAAGAGTAGAGAAACACTCTCAAAATGCTTTAGAAGTTGCTAAATTTTTAGAAGCTCATCCAAAAGTAAAATCTGTTAATTACCCAGCATTAAAAAGTAGCTCACAAAATAATAGAGTAGAGAAATATTTTAAAAATGGTAGTGCAAGTGGTTTATTGTCTTTTGATGTTGGAACTTATGAAGAAGCAAAGCACATTATAGATAGTGTCAAGCTTTTTAGTGTGGTAGTAAATATAGGTGATAGTAAATCTTTGATAACTCACCCAGCAAGCACAACTCACTCTCAAATACCATCAGATGAGCTTGTAAAATCAGGAATAAATCCTGCGACTATAAGACTAAGCATTGGACTAGAAAATCCAAAAGATTTGATAGCTGATTTAACGCAAGCGTTTAACTAA
- the phnD gene encoding phosphate/phosphite/phosphonate ABC transporter substrate-binding protein — protein MSKTILRLIGLVAILCLSLFAAPQKLIITAIPDDSATNMKEFFGLIASHIQKETGIPTEYVHVENYAATVTALATGKAHLAWFGAVTTAQAYMMMGDDLEVVAARDIDKEFVSYFIANSELNIPPVKDLKELALLAKDKNWNFTFGSKSSTSSHLMPRSFFAEQSGQRPEQVFRNVAYSGSHDVVVQKVANNEFHIGALGQPPYDRTSDDIKSKAPIIYTTPKFTNYCFATKKNIGADTIAKIKTALLNLHTSDEGAKALGYLKSKGFVDAHISEWMGYVELLKSGVDIGK, from the coding sequence ATGTCAAAAACAATCCTTAGATTAATAGGACTAGTCGCAATTCTTTGCTTATCACTTTTTGCTGCACCGCAAAAACTCATCATTACTGCTATACCAGATGATAGTGCAACCAATATGAAAGAGTTTTTTGGACTTATTGCATCACATATCCAAAAAGAAACTGGGATTCCTACAGAATATGTACATGTGGAAAACTACGCTGCAACTGTAACTGCTCTTGCTACTGGTAAAGCTCATCTTGCATGGTTTGGTGCTGTTACAACGGCTCAAGCATATATGATGATGGGAGATGATTTAGAAGTTGTAGCTGCAAGAGATATAGACAAAGAGTTTGTAAGCTATTTTATTGCAAATAGTGAGCTAAATATACCGCCAGTCAAAGACTTAAAAGAACTAGCCCTTCTAGCAAAAGATAAAAACTGGAACTTCACATTTGGTAGCAAAAGCTCCACTTCAAGCCATCTTATGCCAAGAAGTTTTTTTGCTGAACAAAGTGGACAAAGACCAGAACAAGTATTTAGAAATGTAGCATATAGTGGAAGCCATGATGTGGTAGTACAAAAAGTTGCAAATAATGAGTTTCATATAGGTGCATTGGGTCAGCCTCCTTATGATAGAACAAGTGATGATATTAAATCTAAAGCCCCAATTATCTATACAACTCCAAAATTTACAAACTATTGTTTTGCTACAAAGAAAAATATAGGTGCAGATACAATAGCAAAGATAAAAACTGCACTATTAAATCTACATACATCAGATGAAGGGGCAAAAGCTCTTGGTTATCTCAAATCAAAAGGGTTTGTGGATGCACATATCAGCGAATGGATGGGATATGTAGAACTACTTAAATCAGGAGTGGATATTGGTAAATAA
- a CDS encoding phosphonate ABC transporter ATP-binding protein, translated as MVNNNTDIIFKLENVSKNFGTTKVIDNISLTINLGEKVAVIGPSGAGKTTLFRLMSGIIHPNDGRLEIFGIDSAKLNSKNLKKIRRNIGVLYQNDNLISQLRVVHNVLMGKLGVWNIFKSILSLIWPQDIALAKEALKKVELQDKLWAMPTELSGGQQQRVALARLLVQEPKVMLADEPVSQLDIRLGREIIEILSNIASNLNNTLIVNLHTLELLHGHFDRVIALKNGKIFWEGKPEELTQEILFELYGAEYKTLHLG; from the coding sequence TTGGTAAATAACAATACCGATATAATATTTAAACTTGAAAATGTATCCAAAAACTTTGGAACTACTAAAGTAATAGACAATATTTCACTCACTATTAATTTGGGTGAAAAGGTTGCAGTTATTGGTCCTTCTGGGGCTGGTAAAACTACTTTATTTAGGCTAATGTCTGGGATTATACACCCAAATGATGGGAGATTAGAGATATTTGGTATTGATAGTGCTAAGCTAAATAGCAAAAATCTCAAAAAAATAAGACGAAATATTGGTGTATTATACCAAAATGACAACCTTATCTCACAACTTCGGGTGGTACATAATGTTCTTATGGGTAAACTTGGGGTTTGGAATATTTTTAAATCAATATTGTCACTCATTTGGCCTCAAGATATAGCTCTAGCAAAAGAGGCACTCAAAAAAGTAGAACTACAAGACAAACTTTGGGCGATGCCAACAGAACTATCAGGTGGACAACAACAAAGAGTAGCCCTTGCAAGGCTTTTGGTACAAGAGCCTAAGGTAATGCTTGCGGATGAGCCTGTAAGTCAGCTTGATATAAGACTTGGTAGAGAAATCATAGAAATATTATCAAATATAGCATCAAATCTTAATAATACTCTAATAGTAAATCTTCATACTTTAGAGTTATTACACGGACATTTTGATAGGGTAATAGCACTAAAAAACGGTAAGATTTTTTGGGAAGGCAAACCCGAAGAACTAACCCAAGAGATACTTTTTGAACTCTATGGTGCAGAATATAAAACACTACATTTAGGCTAA
- a CDS encoding PhnE/PtxC family ABC transporter permease translates to MTYINEQKRPWGHWAGIFTIIVLLIASFVAVEWDFHSLSDANQRAMAFDRMLSWLYAFSNPDLSKEFLQHSFALTLQTLSAAVLATFLSIIAAFFLAMGSAKSVCVAQSKGVFYYFWSFVCSFCRIVQDILRAVPDFVWAVILVAVIGLGPLTGALALALSMTGILAKVYSELYDSVDKKKYEQVNSLGAGKLGVFFYAIAPLSSRGVLSFTLMRAECAIRNAAVIGAVGGGGLGSDIWYNIQFGDWAKVATLILFTLALTLSADLVSNFIRKQLRNDPNHPKSNKQKSLFKELSRSYIALATAGIIVIWSVWFMGWGNNTPQGNKNHLQSVVELFTQDSWKNLSFFERLLKPDFDLAAIGIGDEESILKKEANNQTVKLFSQYSVFDLWQINAWKSWDEELNKWFVYRVIKSAGVPLAMAIVGTLLGVLMAIAISYPHSYGFMCESSQFTGEKPSLIKKTIGNIKLYLAKLTGLISRGVPEVMWAFLFISFFGPGILAGTLAIAIHSAGVLVRVFSESIDNIPYRKFEQSFSGSKITCFGLVAIPVAWKEWLTYSFFQFESNVRMAVVLGIVGAGGLGFMFSFNFEWFMFEQASTYLLMIIALTIIIDRISRRLNLSRVG, encoded by the coding sequence ATGACTTATATAAACGAACAAAAAAGACCTTGGGGGCATTGGGCTGGGATATTTACTATCATAGTTCTTTTAATAGCATCTTTTGTGGCTGTAGAATGGGATTTTCATTCATTAAGCGATGCTAATCAAAGAGCTATGGCATTTGATAGAATGCTCTCTTGGCTTTATGCTTTTTCAAATCCTGATTTGAGTAAAGAGTTCTTACAACACTCATTTGCTCTCACACTTCAAACTCTAAGTGCTGCTGTACTAGCTACATTTTTATCTATAATAGCTGCTTTTTTTCTTGCTATGGGTTCAGCAAAAAGTGTTTGTGTGGCTCAAAGTAAAGGTGTGTTTTATTATTTTTGGTCTTTTGTTTGTTCATTTTGTAGAATTGTGCAAGATATTTTAAGAGCTGTTCCTGATTTTGTCTGGGCTGTGATATTAGTAGCAGTTATTGGACTAGGACCACTAACTGGTGCATTGGCTTTGGCTCTTAGTATGACTGGGATTTTGGCAAAAGTATATAGTGAATTATATGATAGTGTAGATAAAAAAAAGTACGAACAAGTAAATTCTCTTGGTGCTGGAAAATTGGGAGTGTTTTTTTATGCTATTGCTCCACTATCTTCTAGGGGGGTTTTGAGTTTTACTTTGATGAGGGCTGAGTGTGCTATAAGAAATGCTGCTGTTATAGGAGCTGTTGGAGGGGGAGGACTTGGGTCTGATATTTGGTACAATATCCAATTTGGTGACTGGGCTAAAGTTGCTACTTTGATACTTTTTACACTCGCACTTACTCTTAGTGCTGATTTAGTGAGTAACTTTATAAGAAAACAACTAAGAAACGATCCAAATCACCCAAAATCTAACAAACAAAAATCTTTATTTAAAGAGCTATCAAGAAGTTATATTGCTTTAGCTACTGCTGGGATTATTGTGATATGGTCTGTTTGGTTTATGGGATGGGGGAACAATACTCCACAAGGGAACAAAAACCATCTTCAAAGTGTTGTGGAACTTTTCACCCAAGATTCTTGGAAAAACTTATCTTTTTTTGAGAGATTATTAAAACCTGATTTTGATTTGGCAGCTATTGGGATAGGTGATGAAGAGAGTATTTTGAAAAAAGAAGCCAACAACCAAACAGTAAAACTTTTTAGTCAATATTCAGTATTTGACCTTTGGCAAATCAATGCGTGGAAAAGCTGGGATGAAGAGCTAAATAAATGGTTTGTTTATAGAGTTATCAAATCAGCTGGTGTTCCTTTGGCAATGGCAATTGTAGGGACTTTGCTTGGTGTTTTGATGGCTATAGCTATTAGTTATCCCCATTCGTATGGATTTATGTGTGAATCAAGTCAATTTACAGGGGAAAAACCATCACTAATAAAAAAAACTATTGGCAATATTAAACTCTACCTTGCAAAACTAACTGGACTAATCTCAAGAGGAGTTCCTGAGGTTATGTGGGCATTTTTATTTATATCTTTTTTTGGACCAGGTATCCTTGCTGGAACACTAGCTATTGCCATTCATAGTGCTGGTGTATTGGTGAGAGTTTTTAGTGAAAGTATTGATAATATCCCTTATAGAAAGTTTGAGCAATCATTTAGTGGCTCAAAAATCACATGTTTTGGACTTGTAGCTATTCCAGTTGCTTGGAAAGAGTGGCTTACATATTCGTTTTTTCAATTTGAATCAAATGTTCGTATGGCTGTAGTTCTTGGAATTGTAGGTGCTGGTGGTCTTGGATTTATGTTTAGTTTCAATTTCGAATGGTTTATGTTTGAACAAGCATCAACTTATCTTTTGATGATAATCGCCCTTACTATTATCATAGATAGAATATCAAGAAGACTCAACCTTTCTAGGGTTGGGTGA
- a CDS encoding HD-GYP domain-containing protein, producing MPSIKSIITKRFAIIFALLSFIVIIAVTLGFRQLSIENAKDKATAMAEVIKAGLTAHMKSGIMENRDYFLNEIKSTYNVNNIHIIRSKEVDEQFGISTLEKVIDFNSQSVFDNKTPLFNIIEDTDKAKLQAFIPYIATDETTLNCLACHDVQKGSVLGVVEIDIDLSQYKTLSIIYIVSILLFLIIFIIFALFKSIKTINDYIVIPLDLLIKKFEHSVLHHTKIDHSHFETKELIKTVDEVNTLIEHIHAKNHQLEIKNIELNNLNLEIEQTLKETLASIGMIAEHRSKETANHVKRVGEISKLIALKLGFNEDEAELVYIASQLHDIGKIAIEDELLLKKGKLTPEEYSKVQFHAQIGYEMLRYSDRKILKASSIIALEHHEKYDGTGYPNGKQGEDIHIYGRIVAICDVLDALNSKRCYKDAWPYEDVIKYMEDQSGLHFDPKIVNIVVENKEAIREILINFKD from the coding sequence ATGCCAAGTATAAAATCTATTATAACAAAACGATTTGCTATTATTTTTGCATTGTTATCTTTTATAGTAATTATAGCTGTAACACTAGGCTTTCGACAGTTATCTATTGAAAATGCAAAAGATAAAGCTACTGCTATGGCTGAAGTTATTAAAGCAGGGCTTACTGCTCATATGAAAAGTGGTATTATGGAAAATAGGGACTATTTTCTAAACGAAATCAAATCAACATATAATGTAAATAATATTCATATAATAAGATCTAAAGAAGTAGATGAACAATTTGGAATATCAACTTTGGAAAAAGTTATAGATTTCAACTCCCAATCTGTTTTTGATAATAAAACTCCATTGTTTAACATTATTGAAGATACTGATAAAGCAAAATTACAAGCTTTTATTCCTTATATAGCTACTGATGAAACTACTCTTAATTGCCTTGCTTGTCATGATGTACAAAAAGGTTCTGTTCTTGGTGTTGTGGAAATTGATATAGATTTAAGTCAATACAAAACTCTTTCTATAATATATATCGTAAGTATTCTTTTATTTTTGATTATATTTATAATCTTTGCATTATTCAAATCAATAAAAACTATTAATGACTATATTGTAATTCCTCTTGATCTTTTGATTAAAAAATTTGAACATTCTGTACTTCACCATACAAAAATTGATCACAGTCACTTTGAAACTAAAGAACTTATCAAAACAGTTGATGAAGTAAATACCTTAATAGAACATATTCATGCTAAAAACCATCAATTAGAGATAAAAAATATTGAATTAAATAACTTAAATCTTGAAATAGAACAAACACTTAAAGAAACATTAGCTTCTATAGGGATGATTGCTGAGCACAGAAGTAAAGAGACAGCAAATCATGTCAAAAGGGTTGGTGAGATTTCTAAACTTATAGCACTTAAACTTGGATTTAATGAAGATGAAGCTGAACTTGTTTATATAGCAAGTCAACTTCATGATATAGGAAAAATTGCCATTGAAGATGAACTTCTACTCAAAAAAGGCAAACTAACACCTGAAGAATATTCAAAGGTTCAATTTCACGCACAAATAGGTTATGAAATGCTTAGGTATTCTGATAGAAAAATACTAAAAGCATCTTCGATTATAGCACTTGAACACCATGAAAAATATGATGGTACTGGTTATCCTAATGGAAAACAAGGTGAAGATATTCATATTTATGGTAGGATCGTTGCTATTTGTGATGTACTAGATGCACTTAACTCAAAAAGATGCTATAAAGATGCATGGCCATATGAGGATGTTATTAAATATATGGAAGATCAAAGTGGTTTACACTTTGACCCTAAAATCGTGAATATTGTTGTAGAAAACAAAGAAGCTATCCGTGAAATATTAATCAATTTCAAGGATTAA
- the aat gene encoding leucyl/phenylalanyl-tRNA--protein transferase, translating into MFIRPLDKYCYTFPNPRFASDEGLLAYGGDLSMIRLLTAYKKGIFPWYNDGDPILWWSPNPRMVMFLEDFKVSISLNKTIKKNIFEVKFDTNFKEVMINCAKVKRNYTDHTWIQDEIIDAYYELHLNGYAHSFESYYNGELVGGGYGIVIGDIFCGESMFSLKTDASKVAFYYLVEKLKQNSFSMIDCQIPSDHLKSLGAKTISRNNFLNILKKSLTNSKVFI; encoded by the coding sequence ATGTTTATTAGACCTCTTGATAAATACTGCTATACTTTTCCAAATCCTAGATTTGCGAGTGATGAAGGTTTACTTGCATATGGTGGTGATTTATCTATGATTAGACTTTTAACTGCATATAAAAAAGGGATTTTTCCTTGGTATAATGATGGAGATCCTATTTTATGGTGGTCTCCAAATCCTAGAATGGTAATGTTTTTAGAAGATTTTAAAGTATCAATATCATTAAATAAAACTATTAAGAAAAATATATTTGAAGTAAAATTTGATACAAATTTTAAAGAAGTGATGATAAATTGTGCTAAAGTTAAAAGAAACTATACAGATCACACTTGGATACAAGATGAAATTATAGATGCTTATTATGAACTTCATTTAAATGGTTATGCACATTCATTTGAAAGTTATTACAATGGTGAGCTTGTTGGTGGAGGGTATGGTATTGTTATTGGTGATATTTTTTGTGGTGAAAGTATGTTTAGCCTCAAAACTGATGCTTCAAAAGTAGCATTTTATTATTTAGTTGAGAAGTTAAAACAAAATAGTTTCTCAATGATTGATTGTCAGATACCAAGTGATCACCTAAAAAGTCTTGGTGCAAAGACAATTAGCAGAAATAATTTCTTAAACATATTAAAAAAATCATTAACGAACTCCAAAGTATTCATATAA